The proteins below are encoded in one region of Triticum aestivum cultivar Chinese Spring chromosome 1B, IWGSC CS RefSeq v2.1, whole genome shotgun sequence:
- the LOC123097870 gene encoding gallate 1-beta-glucosyltransferase 84A23-like: MSCQEGAMPAAAVAQPHVLLVSCPLQGHVNPLLRLGRRLAARGLLVTFTTILRGAIHRDDGASSGGVLFEYRPCGDDDGSHERTMAPNDMLRHVVDVGPAVLADMVRRHADAGRPVSCIVNTTFVPWALDVARELGVPCATLWNQSCAVLSLYYHFYNNDAPVLLPGLPAMSVDELPTLVRPEFAHNLWGQMLRAQLVQVREKAPSWVLGNTFHELECTAIDALRARAVPVAPVGPLLDDEPAVAGDDGCVMAWLDAQPPRSVVYVAFGSIVDIGRDETAALAEGLASTGRPFLWVVRDDLLHLPEPVFAACRGDTSRIVAWCPQGRVLRHGAVGCFVTHCGWNSVTEALAAGVPVVAYPWWSDQFTNAKFLVEEYGIGIRLPAPVTQEALRACVNEVMGGPEAAAIRRRATAWKEEAAAALADGGSSDSGLDAFVDFLRAAVGSRAVDTISSPPAKQGSVSSL; the protein is encoded by the coding sequence ATGAGCTGCCAAGAAGGCGCcatgccggcggcggcggtggcgcagccGCACGTCCTCCTCGTGTCGTGCCCGCTGCAGGGCCACGTGAACCCGCTACTCCGCCTCGGCCGGCGCCTCGCCGCCAGGGGCCTCCTCGTCACCTTCACCACCATCCTCCGCGGCGCCATCCACCGCGACGACGGCGCCTCCTCGGGCGGCGTCCTATTCGAGTACCGCCCttgcggcgacgacgacggctcaCACGAACGGACGATGGCACCCAACGACATGCTACGGCACGTCGTGGACGTGGGCCCCGCGGTGCTGGCCGACATGGTCCGGCGCCACGCCGACGCCGGCCGGCCGGTCTCCTGCATCGTCAACACCACCTTCGTGCCCTGGGCGCTCGACGTGGCCCGGGAGCTGGGCGTCCCCTGCGCCACCTTGTGGAACCAGTCCTGCGCCGTGCTGTCGCTCTATTACCATTTCTACAACAACGACGCGCCAGTGCTGCTGCCCGGGCTGCCGGCCATGTCCGTGGACGAGCTGCCGACCTTGGTCCGACCCGAGTTCGCGCACAACCTATGGGGCCAGATGCTCAGGGCGCAGCTCGTGCAGGTGCGGGAGAAGGCACCGTCATGGGTGCTCGGAAACACCTTCCACGAGCTTGAGTGCACCGCCATCGACGCGCTTCGGGCTCGCGCCGTCCCGGTCGCGCCCGTCGGCCCCCTCCTGGACGATGAGCCGGccgtggccggcgacgacggctGCGTGATGGCGTGGCTCGACGCGCAGCCGCCGCGCTCTGTCGTGTACGTGGCGTTCGGCAGCATCGTGGACATCGGGCGGGACGAGACGGCCGCCCTGGCGGAGGGACTCGCCAGCACTGGCAGGCCGTTCCTGTGGGTGGTGCGCGACGACCTCCTCCACCTCCCGGAGCCCGTCTTCGCCGCCTGCCGCGGAGACACCAGCAGGATCGTGGCGTGGTGCCCGCAGGGGCGCGTGCTCCGGCATGGCGCGGTCGGGTGCTTCGTAacgcactgcgggtggaactcCGTCACCGAGGCGCTGGCCGCGGGGGTGCCGGTGGTCGCGTACCCGTGGTGGTCGGACCAGTTCACCAACGCCAAGTTCCTGGTGGAGGAGTACGGGATCGGCATCCGGCTGCCGGCGCCGGTGACGCAGGAGGCGCTCCGTGCGTGCGTCAACGAGGTGATGGGCGGACCGGAGGCGGCAGCGATCCGGAGGAGGGCGACGGCGTGGAAGGAGGAAGCAGCGGCAGCGCTGGCCGACGGCGGGTCATCGGACAGCGGCCTCGACGCTTTCGTTGACTTCTTGCGAGCGGCCGTAGGATCTCGTGCAGTTGACACGATTAGCTCGCCGCCGGCAAAGCAGGGATCAGTCAGTTCGTTATAA
- the LOC123097861 gene encoding sulfhydryl oxidase 1 yields the protein MAPAAARLLLLVLAVASSLSVGADALRSLGVGDGATAQGDYAVELDATTFDAFLTASRESFAVVEFYAHWCPACRNYKPHYEKVAKLFNGPDAAHPGRVLMARIDCASKVNIDLCNRFSVDRYPLLLWGRPPKFANIKWDRKQEKSKIKLIDDGRTAERLLKWINKQMESLFTLDDKKYEKENVLPNNASDLKQVVQAIYSVAEATAHALQIFLEHNVLVQ from the exons ATGGCTCCCGCggcggcgcgcctcctcctcctcgtcctcgccgtCGCCTCCTCCCTCTCCGTGGGCGCGGACGCCCTCCGGTCTTTGGGCGTCGGCGACGGGGCCACCGCGCAGGGGGACTACGCCGTGGAGCTTGACGCCACCACCTTCGACGCCTTCCTCACGGCCTCCCGGGAGTCCTTCGCCGTCGTCGAGTTCTACGCCCACTG GTGTCCAGCTTGCAGAAACTACAAG CCCCATTATGAGAAGGTTGCGAAACTTTTCAACGGTCCAGATGCTGCACATCCTGGGAGAGTACTGATGGCTAGGATTGATTGTGCATCAAAG GTGAACATAGATCTTTGCAATAGATTTTCTGTTGACCGTTATCCTTTACTACTTTGGGGGCGCCCACCAAAATTTGCTAACATTAAGTGGGACCGGAAGCAagagaaaagcaaaataaaattgaTTGATGATGGAAGAACAGCAGAGCGTTTACTTAAGTGGATAAATAAGCAAATGGAAAG CTTGTTCACTTTGGATGACAAAAAATATGAGAAGGAAAATGTGCTTCCAAACAATGCTTCAGATCTTAAACAG GTTGTTCAAGCAATTTACAGTGTTGCGGAAGCAACAGCTCATGCATTACAGATATTTTTGGAGCACAATGTTCTAGTTCAATGA